Genomic window (Drosophila willistoni isolate 14030-0811.24 chromosome 2L unlocalized genomic scaffold, UCI_dwil_1.1 Seg196, whole genome shotgun sequence):
AATTTTGGAGGTCACTACTTATAGAATAGGCAAAACAATTGATTGGCCACTTACCGACTGTTGACCCAGCATGCTGCGTGCCTTTTTTACACGATTTTTGCAGGCATCCAAGTCCAAACGTTTCGTCTCCAATATGCCCCTCTCCTTGCTGATGGTTTTCATCTCACCATCGAGAAATTTGCGCAAAGGTTGCGTAAAGCATATGCCCGATGTGGCAATGAAATCATGCTCACACTGGCCCAGCTTCTGTTCGGCCTGACCCACCTTGATAAGAGCCTGACCATAGGCCATATCCTGGCCGAAATCTCCGCCAGCCTCGATCATATCCAAAGCCAAGTGCTCCAAATTGCTTAAacgttttggttttgttttctcgattttctcgaaaatGAAATCCTCCACACGATTCTGAGGATTTGGTATTAGCACCGATTCGGTATCCCGGACAATTTTTTCCGTCCATGATTTCGTTACATCGGCACGTTCAgctaaattttgaaaatgcaAATCGTATTCCGTACGTTCAGTTGTGCCCAGTTTCTCTTCTGTGAGctacaaacaaaagaaacgaCCACCAAATTAACGCATTTTGCCCACAAAGCCACCCACACCCAGACACCCCCACCCACAGAAGCCCCCTTCCATAACATCTCCATTCAAATTCGATTCAAtcattgattttattttattacctGGACAACGCGCGATATTGTGCTGCCCGCCTCCTTGACCAGATTCTTTACATTGAAATTCGGTAGATTTATGTTCATGATGAgaacttaaattgcaaaaattagcgtaagatttattttttttatgttttactCGAGCTTAAATTTTCAGTGTTGACCAACGTTCGATAGCTCAAGTTGAAGCCGAGGTACAATGTTTATCGATGAAATTTCGATAGCTTATCGATAAGTTTTAtacaaaccaaaacaaaaaaccggATTCatatgattttgtttttgtatttgtttataattaattcattttgtttattgaaCTTTGACGCTGCATACACAGTTCATTCAACTTAAGCTAATTTAAACTAGATTGGCATAGCGCAGTCCTTTGACCAAACTGCCATCCGAGCCATCAATGAAACGAATCGTTTGATCGTTTGACTGGCAAGATTGAAGGGAACACGGATACTCGGCGCCATACGCTGCGCCATCCCAACGCAATTGAATCTCATAGAGCAGATCGGGGGTGAGTATGCAAGCCTCTTCGCGGGACCAATTTAGATTCAAGTCACAATTGTATTTCGTTGTTTGATTCTTGATAGTGTGTGACCAAACGGGGCGGGTGACTGGTCCCTCTTCGCCCTCGGCTGGGAGTTCGCATAGATCAAGGCGCAGGTTTTCTCGATATTCTAGAGGTAGCTGAATTTGGACATGGCTCAAATTGCCTGGTGGGTTCGGTGTCAGGCGACTATTGAGCACCAGACCCATGAGAGATATAAAACGAGAACATTTAAGACGAAGACGCCACACAGGCGACTCAGCTTCCACTGTAAACGGGCGGCATGCCTTGTAGTAGCAACGCTCTACCAGGACAACCGGAGAGGGAGTTGCTGCTGTGACTGAAGGATTTGAAGAATTGGCTGGCCAGCATTTGGTAGCCCCACCCAGATCATCCATGTCTGCAGCAGCCAAACCCAATTGTTCGCATTCTCGCTGTGTCCATTCGTAGACATACCAAATAAGTAGTTTGTATGGCTCTTTGCAGGCTGCAATTATTGATTTGACACACTCCTTGGCCACATGGACATAATGTTCCTTTAGATAGCTCATATACTGAGAATTATTAACACAACAGCGCATAAAAAATGTCATGCAGACCTCCAGCAGGCCATCCAGACCCATGCACACGCTTAGTTCAAGAGCTGGCAGGATGTTCGAGAAGCGCAATTTCCTTGTAATGGCCACCAAAGAGTCGGCTATCAACTGATCCATAAGATACTTCTCAGCTGCGTAGTACAGCTCAATGCAGGCCAACAGCTCCAAGCCATTCCAATCGACACTGCCCGTGTAAATGTATTCGACAAgaactttaaatatttctgCACTTATATCATCAATCTCAATCTGATTATCCTGACCATGGTCCTGCAATGGCCCATAGAACATGGCCTCGAAAACGGGGCTAGCGGCGCAGAGTATTAGTTTATGGCATTTGATTTCCTCATCGGTCACATGGAACACACAATCTGTGTATTTCTCAGCGTGCAGCAACTTCGCATAGCGACGGCCCAATAGATTGCCCACATTTGCTTGCTCCTGTTGATGGGCAACGGCCAGTTGCACGGCCGAGCAGTTGCTCATCTaaaacacagagagaaagagagagagagagagagaatataGACATTAGTTTAGAAACTGGGGAATTGACCTGGTCACTGGCTACTAAAAGCAATAAGTCTATAAATAACACATAGTTTATCTTATTGTCGTTTGGCAATTCCTTCATTTGCATAACGAATTTTTATACCCGAAATGGAAATTTGGAGAAAATCAATAGAAACTTTTTTCTAGTCAGTAAATCTTATGAATGTATACACTGCTAGTCAATCGATTAGATCTATCCCTTTAACTAGGTGTAAGAGAAAAATGGGCCTAATGAAACACAAAATTACTATTCCATATTTACACCTTTTCGCACCGGCATTTGCCCCAAGGCTGtctatttaaatttctaattattttatgttttttataattgcataaaattcaaataagAAGAACCCAAATCTTCAGACgccaacttttatttttgtttataaaaatgcTACCTTAGACTTTCGAGAAATCATATTTTACTGAAAATATTGTTAACATACTTAGAAACCATGATAGTCTAGGGGTGTTAGCTGTCCTCTCTGGGCTAAGTTATTTGCCCTTTCCCTCAATAAAATGACCCTGAGACCCTGCTAAGTATAGCCAATCGTAAAGTacaaacattttcaaataaGCACATCGCATTTTTATATGATTAAGgctataaaatttatttatggtATCTGTTATTATTGATTGTCCAAGGAATGAATTGTGTAGATATAATGCTATAGATATATGCTATAGCGGATATCGGTTTGGTATCTTCTCTTAAAAgcaaagatatatgtatactaatttaaaattagttttgaCTAATTTTTAGAAACGAGTCAAATCAATTCAATATACAAATTCTCACTTaagtttgtgggttttttggCTAAGCTAAGAAATAAGGAAATATTAAaagattttactttattttggGATTGATAAAGACAAATTGGGATGTTATTAATGACTTGTCCTCTGGTGTTATCGCCAACCATTCTgcctttttctctttctcgaTTAGcgaaatttatttcaaacaTTCACCAACTTAATAAATATTCAAGAGTTACCTTTTTTTATCTGGCGTGTGGCCCTAAGAGGCAGTTGATAATGAAATCCCCTTGAAAATAGATAGCTTTACGTTACCTTTTCTTTTCACCTCAAAAGTCAGCTTGAGAACTTGAGATTGTTGTGATTTCAACTGGAAATGACGACACGTTTAGTATACACTCGTAATAAACACTTAAGGCGTCGTCGCTTTGTTTATCAATAAGTGTACGTAATACTATGTTATGCCGGCTACCTTTTTATTctctatgtgtatgtgtgtgtgtgtgaatttgtttatatacatatatttctattattttgCGCATGAGAGAGGTAACACCATACATAACCGGTTTAAATTGTTTAGAATTGCTGCGGGGCATGGAAGATTTACGACTGTAGCTCGTTTAGCCTTACAGTTCAATCATCCTCCCAAACCCACAACCCAAAACCAAAGTCATAGAAGACTTGAGAGTAAATAGCTCGAGAGGGCATCCCAGAGCTAAGCtttggcaaatatttaacTACCTCTTTagctatatatgtacaaataaTCCGTTTGATTTGAAATGCTGCGCAAATTGTTGTGGTTAACAGGTGATCGATCCGCGGGGTTTAGGGAGCAGCACAGGGTGGAAATATTGTTGTTTATCTATTTAGATTTGTTTTCGATTTCATGCGACCTTTGATTATAGAACACAGAGTTTAGTTGTTGGGTGAATATTTCCAACACACACCTTTTGGCACTGTGACAAATTCTTTCTATAACAATCTCGTgacagaaaattaacaaacaaaataaatatataataataagatCACCTAGAGATCTATATAAGTGACTTGTCTCTATATATACTTTGAATGTGGTTCTATTTAAtgctttttaatttcattttattgggTGCGACATGTGGAGTTTATAAGTTTTTCTTGCTTTATTCGCCTTCTGGCTTGAACTTGACCGATATCGCGATTTTAGTTGCTGTCGAGCGTCGATGCCGAGTGCCGTATGCCGTATGCCGCAGCGCCCAGCACCTGTGTCTGGCATGGAGTacaaactgaaactgaaactgagaACAAGAGAGATACACAACAGAACAGAGACAGTCGAGAACGAGCCACTGCCAGTTGTCTCACCTATTCTCCAAGTGGTTCTAACTTGGCAGCGCGTTCTCACTGTCGCTCTTTGGGGCTCTCTCGGTTGCTGATGATCACATCCAATGCTCTTGGCGGTGTTTACCACCTAGTAGCTCCTTCGTTATCTACATGGTTATGATTTAGCAAAAGATTTTCTCGCATTTTATAGCCAATTTCATCCATCTTTCGCTGATTCTGAAAGAGACCAAGTTGCCTTCTGTGCACTCTTTCAGCCAAGGCCAAATACGGCGCTCGTTTCTCTTCATCCATGCGTTCCCATATCAGCCATATCTCGCTTAATTGTTTGCCTCGTACCAAATCACAGTAGCCAAGTCCCTTCAAACCCATGCGATTACTTTGTTCTTTAAGCACAAAGTTAAAGAATTCATTGGTGGAACTTAAATTCTCAAATTTCTGATTAACAATTCTCTGCAAAGTGCTGGGACTAAACTTTATATGGCCTCGTCGTCGTTTGATCCTATTGCTCAAGGCGGATTTGGCTGGACGCTCTTGGAAGGACTGTGGCGGAGGAGAAACAGATTGTGGGTCTTCATTGAAAAATTGACACCAGAAATCCAAAGTCTTCTGCCACATCCAGTCAATTTTATCAACATTTTCGGTTATGAATTTTGATATATAAAGGAAAATGAAAAGCATATTGATGTAGATGTGTGTACAATGTGTGTAACTAGTTGAGTGCCAACCTTGAACCCATTTACAACAACTCTTCCTTTCAGCCTCGAGCTTAACttggtatatatacttatggccaaagttatttttatagtCCAATGAAAATATACACTTAGCATAGGTGAGAGCTTATTGATTATTACCAACAATTtgcacaaatattttttaattgaaaagcaaagaaaaatataattagGGCTAAATAGATGTCTCTGAAGTTTTGTAAGTTTAAGAAATAGTCAAGGTTATTTAAgatctttttaaaattttattggaACTCCTACAAAAATTACCAATTTCATGTTAATATTCATATTTAGTTTAGACTTTAAGAAAATGTAACAATTTAATATTGCAATTCAATTATAACTTAAGGTCTTTAAAACCTCAAAGGAAACCTCTTTCTAACCAAAGTAGTTCCATTTGGAGAGCTTTATCAAGTCTGATATATATCTAGAGGTACAACAAACATTGACAGATATTTGGCCACTTGTTTCTTGTTGGCTTAAAGAAGTAAAGAGAAATAAATGAAGCTATAGTTGGTTCGTATTAACATTTCGAGAGAGTATTAAACAAGTTAATATTGCTAATGATGGTTGGCAGCTGCTATGGCTCAGTCCTTCACATTGACTTTGGTATGCAGTCGATGGGCAATCAGGTTGGCTATTGGAGGCTGGGCTAACTTTACCTTTATATACAGCTTCACCTCTCCGCTCTCTTCGTTACAGTGATGCACCTGCTTTATGGACAACTTAAAGTGGTGCTCGTATTGGCTCTGCTGCAAGAACTTGATGTGAGGACACAGAAGGATATATTTAGAAAGCATTTCAATATGGATTTGCTAGAATGTCCTCAATGTTTTCTTGGACAGCGTGAGCAATGCGAAAAGTTCTTTGATACTATCGAAGAGCCTGCGAAATTGGATAGACTGTGGAAAGATCTCACTTTGCTAGTGGATCCTCGGGAGATTTATTGGTTAGAACTCAACGAAAATCGTGAAAATGTCAAATGTTTAGCCAAGAGAAAGATGACCAGAAAGATTTCTAAAGATTTGCATTTCAATCCTGGCGGATTTCAAATGTGTAGGAATTCTACACGTTTTCTTGCTTACTTGGAGGAGCGTGGATATTTACCAGCTACCATTGGGTATTACATTCATCACTCCATCTCGCCATTGCTGATGCAGGAACTATGGATAATGGACTTTCCAGTGCCCCGGTCCTTTGCTGTCTGTGGTTCGACTCTTTTTCAGGCATATGCTGGATCCACTTTAAGTAATTACTTGAAAGCTCCAATAGATTTACGCTTGGAGATGGCTAAACAACTTTTGCAATTAGCTCTAAAATTAAGTGCGGGATTCAAAGGGTTCCGCATCTATCTAACTGACTTCACTGCGGACAATTTTGCTTACAATGAGGCCAATGGTACAGTCTTACTCATAGATATGGATACGATGGTCTTGGTGGAATCCAATGATGAAGCAGAAAGCGAATCACAGCTTTCTAAAAAGTATAAACCCTTTCCTGGCGAAGGCTTCACTTACGATGTAAATGCATTTTGCGATAATCAGGACTTGGATGCAAATATTTACCAAGTGTGCCTCCTACTCAGAGATCAGCTCCTGCCGGATGTGAAAAATCATAGATTGAAGGAAATGTTAAACGATTGTGTCCAATGCGAGGATGATAAATGTGATATTCGTTTTAAGTATGCCaacaatttaattgatttactTGTTGAgataaacaataaaattgaaattctttaattaatttaaacagtttttaattataaattacaataattttaCTTTTCTGCCGCCCCATTGTTCGTCATTAGGTAGATAACTTAGCATTTAGAGCACACTGGAGGAGACGAGGATAGAGCTTAGATAATATCACGTGGCACACTTAGAAAGTGTATGGAATTGGACACATGGTGTGTTATATCTGTAAGGGTCTCTTTGTGGACACCACCAAACAGAATCAACTCTCCATTGCCGGCTATAAGACTGGAGAGTATTAGACGATCGGGTGCACCGTTGAGCACACCAAAGTTCCGATATTCCACCCAATCTAGACCAGGATCAGTGTCGTTGCTCTGTAGAATTTTCGAAATGTCACAAACGAACAGAGATTGAACATTGCAACGCAAACGCTTTGGCGATGGAGCACGTAAAGCAGCAACTGCTTGAGGTTCGGCGGCAGGTGCTgccgcaacagcagcagcaatggcAGGAGCACTTCGTCGTGAGTTGCGTATGGCATTCATTTTCTCCTCCATGCGACGAATGCGTTCGCTGTGATCGCGTGAGGCACTGCGAGATCTTGTGTGCACGTTGAAAGCAGCCATGCGGAAGGGATCCTAAAAAAGATAGGGATTAGAGTAAGGAAATTTTTAAAGTTATTCAATTTTTCTTACTTCATAGAGTTCATCAAAGCGTTTGGGTAATCTTGGTTCATTGTCACGACAGCGAAGAGCTAGATTACGTTGCAGACGTTGTGCTGCATCTACATCGCCATCAGCCGGAACAGGAGCGGGAGGGATTGCCGCTGGTGGAGCTGGATTTAGTGGCCGCGGGAGTGTGGGCGCATGCAAATCAATTAGGCGTCCAGAACGGGGCTGATAGTTgatattattgttgttattattattcacATTGTTGTTATGCATAAATTGTTGGGCCTGTTGCATATTCTGATTTAGAATGACTCGTCTATTGGCCAAATACTGTTCCCCGGGAGCCAGATTGCCACCAGCACGGGCACCACcaggtgctgctgctgctccgcCTAAGCGTAGAGGAGCCAAGCCACCAATTTGGCCATCAGCTGCTCTCCTATCTGGAATTCGCAGTTGATTTTGCAGAGGATGATTTTGATTTGGTGGCGGTCCACGGCCACCAGCCATGGGCACACGATGATGCTTCATCATTTGAAAGTCCTGAGGCATTGTGGGGGATGGTCCCACCACTACTAGAAAGTTATTGACCTTGCAACCAGGATTACACCACATGTGGACGGCACCAAATTTCTTGTTTCGCACAGCCAGGGCTTTCCATGACCAAACATCTCGGCTCATGTCGAGTAGCCAAGCATCTGTGTACACCCGATTGGCTCCTCCGCAACCGCCAACCACTATCAGATGATTCTTGTCCAGTTCAATCTGGATTTGGCCATATCTGGGACTTGGACGGGTATTGCCAACAAAAAGCGGTTGATACCATCTCTGCTCGTTGAGATCCAATACCCAAGTGTCATTGGAATTAACATTCACATCGTCCTTAATCTGATAGCCACCAAACACAACCATACGATCTCCGTGGACGGTGGCCGAATGACCAGCCATGGGTGGTGGGCACGACAAAGAGCTTCGTAGAAGCCAACGATTCTTGCCCAAATCGTAAAAGTGCAACTCATCAAATAGACACCATGGCTGATAGGGTGGATGCAGCGAGGGATAACGCCAGCCGCCAAACAAAACCAACTGATCCCGCCATGCAACCATTGAGGCGCTGCCCTTGGGCGATGGGTAGGTCCCGGTGGCCACTGGTCTCGCCCAGCGCATATGCGTCAAGTCAAAACGCCACAGATCATTGAAGGTAGTGTCCGATGATGAGCCGCCTCCAAAGACATACATTGAGTTGCCCTGACGCACTGCCGAATGGGCAAATCTGCCTGCTATAATGGATCCTCCTGTTGCCGAGCCAGACGACGACGGTTGTTGGTTGAAGATCTCCCAACGCAGACGAAAGTCAGACAGACCCTTCTCCAGGTTCAACTTCGCACGACGCACAAGATCTAGAGAAGATTTTACACATCATATAGATATAGAATAAAGGTCTTTTGCGTTTCGTACTTACTCTTGACTATAGCCTGCCATCGTTTGCACACCAAGCTGCAGTGCTCCAGATCCCCGTAAGGTGGCAAATAGGTAAATATGAACTCTAAAATTTCATCGGGCAAGTAGTTTAGGTTCACATTTGACTCGCTTGTCGACGAAGAGAGTAAGGATGTTGAGGAGGAGGAGCCAGAGGCCACATTGTAGTAGTTCACATTGCAGGCCATATCGCGGTCCAGGTCCTTTAACTCCGCTGCCTTtcctttgttttcttttctcaaTCTCTTaataaagtaaaaagtaaACAGTGTGGCCagttgcaaaaataaattataaacgCCTGGTCTCACTGGCTGAGGCTTCATCAACCGCTTATCGGACTTATCGTCTATCGCTATCGATAAGCCGCCACCCGCACATGGAATTTTATTTGTAGTGTTTACATTTTGTTGCTTATTGCGGTCTTTTGTTTACATCTGGTATAAAGCATGGGAGATGGTAAGAAAGTTGTGATAAATAAACGGCTGAAGGGACTGCCCCGTGAGGAGCTGGAGAAATTGTCCAAACCCGAGCTCATCGATCAAATAGTTCGACTGGAGGCCTACAACTTTCAACTAAAAAGCCTTTTGCAAAAGAAGTTGAATGAAAAGAGTACGGGAGATCCAAGCTCTCGAAAAATGTGGGAGCAGGAAATCGCCAGCATAGAGGCATCGACTGCTAAGGATACGTCGTCTATTAATAATTCGCCCTCAGGATCAAAGTCAAATAAGAGGCAGCGGAGTTTCGATTGGGCTTCGTAAGTGCAAAACAAAGTAAAACTTTAGAATGAATTTATAGAAAACCCCTTGCAGAGCCCATAAAAGGCATGTGCTATTGAAGGTTACCTACTTTGGATGGGATTATCAAGGCTTTGCTTGTCAAGAGGACTCCAATGATACTATAGGTGAGCTTTGGAGACTCTATAGTCCATGCCAGATTCATATATCTTAAATCCTTACAGAGTCTAATTTGTTTCGTGCCTTGACACGTACTTGTCTCATTGAATCGAGGGCCAACTCGAACTATCATCGTTGTGGTCGCACTGACAAGGAGGTTAGTGCATTCTGTCAAGTAATCTCCATTGATCTGCGCAGCAAATATCCAGCCGAGAGTCAATTGGATCCAACATCATTGGCCACTGAAATCGATTACTGTGGACTGCTAAATCGAGTGCTACCTAAGAACATACAGTGCGTTGCCTGGATGCCATTACGTAGTCCCGTCTATAGTGCTCGTTTTGATTGTATAGCGAGAAGCTATCGCTATTATTTTCCAAAAGGCGATTTGGATATCGAGGCCATGCAAGAAGCTTGTCAATTGCTGGTGAATCATGCTGATTTTCGGAATTTCTGTAAAATGGATGTGCATAATGGAGTAACAAGTTTTATGAGGAATTTACAGGCTGCACGTGTGCAGCCATGTGAACAGACTCGGAATGAAAAAGTGTCGGGCTACGCCATGTTTTATCTGGAGATAAAGGCGAATGCTTTTCTTTGGCATCAGATACGCTGCATTATGGCCATCTTATTGCTTGTGGGTCAGAGAAAGGAGAAGTCAAGCATTATTAGCGATTTGCTGGATGTAAATGTCAATCCCTGTAAGCCCCAGTATACACCTGCCATAGGTTTGCCACTGAATCTGTTTCATTGCGAATTTCGTGAACATACAACAAGGCGAACGACCGATGATGAAGGCGATGAGGTTATAATAGACGACAACTTCACAGAAGTTTCTCCAGCGGAAACCCATTTAACGGATTGGATTTACAATGAAGAGAATCTAACCAAActtattgaaaatattcaaGGTGAATGGGCGCAGTTTAGTGTAAAGTGTACAATGATAAGAAACGTCCTCCAACAATTGGAAGATCTATTGAGTCGTACATATCAAACGGCTAAGCCTGTACAATCACAGGTGTATCTTCTTCAGGATTCGGTTAAACCTCGTCAATATCAACCATTACTGGAACGTACGCGTTGCGGTAAGTTTAACAATTTGACCCCGCAGAGCAACAATTAATAATATGATCTATTTTTTACAGAGAGCCTAGAAAACCGCATAGAAcattttgtaaaaaaacaaagactAATTGTGCAGGAAacataatattaataaaaggttttttttttcgtacaTTTTACTTTAAGATCGATCAAAgaagatttttattttcaggtttttttttttagtgctTAACTTAGTTTTACTTTaagtaattaaataatttaaaatttgaactCCATCTGATACGATTGGCTTCATTACGAGGATCTCTCTCCAGAAATTGTGTTCAGGTATGCTCATAGGATATTGATTCCACATGAAAAACGATGCCAATAGTCTAGtctctataaatatatacataaacaaTGTATGTAACTCTAATCGTAAGTAGTCTTAGATGCCTATGCTCCCATAGACTTGGCTTTTTGTAATCTGCAATGAATTCGTCAAGGATTATTAATCTGCGAATTAATTCTGTATTCCAAATTGTACTTACTTTCTCCTTaagatttttaatattatgGTTCCCTCGCGTACATTCTTGAAGAGACCAATTGTTTCGGCATGGCTCATGCCCTGCACTGAGTTGCCATTAATCTCTGTAATCTCATCGCCTGGAAAAGATGATCATCAGTTTCGAGTTGAAGTACTGCTTGGATTTCTAAATGCTTACCCGCTTGAAGTGTGCCCAAATCGGCAGCCTGTCCCGAGGGAAAAACGGTCTTAACAAAGATACCCATATTGCCCTTGGGTGAATCGCGACCACCCACAATGCTGAAACCCAAAGATTTCATACCAGGACCTTTGTAAAATGTTATGGTCTTGGGAGTGCAACGACCACTGCCTGTAAGTGAGAGTGGAAAATTTAGATTTAGAAATCGTATAATCAAGCAGATCCATGGAAGATTTTAATTATGTGTTACCCTCGCTCATTGAGGCTCTAATGACCTCGGCCATTTCTTCATCACGTATGGTTAGCTTGGCCACTGGCAGCGATGGACGATGATGCATTAAAGAGGCGGCAGGTGGGGCTAGTGAGCAATTAGTGGAGCACCTAGTGGTTAATTCAACATCTTTGGATGATGCCGATGCCAATGCTGAGGCTGCTGATGTGGAGGAGGATGACGAATTAACATATGGATTAGGTGAATATAGTGAAACGTTCTTTGAAGTATGCTTGATATATAATGATTGatgtggctgttgttgttgttgttgttgtgatgGTGTCTGttgtgattgttgttgttgttgttggtgttccagctgctgctgtggctCTTGAGTGTTAGTGAgatcaattgttgttgtttgggaTATATTATTAATCGCTTCTCCCTCTGTTAGATTGTTAGGCGTCTGCGGTGGAGGCGGCGGCGGACTCGATGGCGTTTGCATAAATAAACTCAAACGTGACGAACTCAAACGGGAATGGGCAAATCTCAGCGAACGATAATGCGAATTGGCCAAATTGATAGAATTACGAGCATAATGCGTACGTTGGCCAAATTGCTGTGGAGCCCCACCACCAGGAGCTGGTAAGGCCGCACCCTCGGAGCAACGTTTGCGTGCCAATATTTGCCATTTCTCATCATCCGCCAGAGATGCCACCGACGTGACACAAACACTAGCCGCTCGATTCGCATAGACTGGGGTATAGGAATCGGTTTCCCCCTGATGGTGATAGTAATTGTGGTGGTTAGGCGAGGAGGAGCAACTATTGTTACTTTGGTTAAAGAGCGGTGTCGGTGTTAGGGTCAAACTGCTGCGCTGACCTGAAGAGCTGCGCGAACGACGACGCAACAGCAGCTCATGATCCGGATTACTGCGCGGCGTTGAGCTGCGACGATGTTGCATTTGCATGGCATGCAATTGCATCAACGGCATGGGAGTGGGCAA
Coding sequences:
- the LOC6639717 gene encoding F-box only protein 42 — translated: MACNVNYYNVASGSSSSTSLLSSSTSESNVNLNYLPDEILEFIFTYLPPYGDLEHCSLVCKRWQAIVKNLVRRAKLNLEKGLSDFRLRWEIFNQQPSSSGSATGGSIIAGRFAHSAVRQGNSMYVFGGGSSSDTTFNDLWRFDLTHMRWARPVATGTYPSPKGSASMVAWRDQLVLFGGWRYPSLHPPYQPWCLFDELHFYDLGKNRWLLRSSLSCPPPMAGHSATVHGDRMVVFGGYQIKDDVNVNSNDTWVLDLNEQRWYQPLFVGNTRPSPRYGQIQIELDKNHLIVVGGCGGANRVYTDAWLLDMSRDVWSWKALAVRNKKFGAVHMWCNPGCKVNNFLVVVGPSPTMPQDFQMMKHHRVPMAGGRGPPPNQNHPLQNQLRIPDRRAADGQIGGLAPLRLGGAAAAPGGARAGGNLAPGEQYLANRRVILNQNMQQAQQFMHNNNVNNNNNNNINYQPRSGRLIDLHAPTLPRPLNPAPPAAIPPAPVPADGDVDAAQRLQRNLALRCRDNEPRLPKRFDELYEDPFRMAAFNVHTRSRSASRDHSERIRRMEEKMNAIRNSRRSAPAIAAAVAAAPAAEPQAVAALRAPSPKRLRCNVQSLFVCDISKILQSNDTDPGLDWVEYRNFGVLNGAPDRLILSSLIAGNGELILFGGVHKETLTDITHHVSNSIHFLSVPRDII
- the LOC6639716 gene encoding tRNA pseudouridine(38/39) synthase, coding for MGDGKKVVINKRLKGLPREELEKLSKPELIDQIVRLEAYNFQLKSLLQKKLNEKSTGDPSSRKMWEQEIASIEASTAKDTSSINNSPSGSKSNKRQRSFDWASAHKRHVLLKVTYFGWDYQGFACQEDSNDTIESNLFRALTRTCLIESRANSNYHRCGRTDKEVSAFCQVISIDLRSKYPAESQLDPTSLATEIDYCGLLNRVLPKNIQCVAWMPLRSPVYSARFDCIARSYRYYFPKGDLDIEAMQEACQLLVNHADFRNFCKMDVHNGVTSFMRNLQAARVQPCEQTRNEKVSGYAMFYLEIKANAFLWHQIRCIMAILLLVGQRKEKSSIISDLLDVNVNPCKPQYTPAIGLPLNLFHCEFREHTTRRTTDDEGDEVIIDDNFTEVSPAETHLTDWIYNEENLTKLIENIQGEWAQFSVKCTMIRNVLQQLEDLLSRTYQTAKPVQSQVYLLQDSVKPRQYQPLLERTRCESLENRIEHFVKKQRLIVQET